Proteins encoded by one window of Salvia splendens isolate huo1 chromosome 14, SspV2, whole genome shotgun sequence:
- the LOC121765531 gene encoding transcription factor DIVARICATA-like, whose translation MEILSPSSYFSNSSWLLDDSRWSAAENKLFENALALFDENTPDRWQKVAAMVPGKTVGDVIRQYKELEDDVSSIEAGLIPVPGYTTSSPFTLEWGHGYENSFSGGRKAPPPGRPSEHERKKGVPWTEEEHKLFLMGLKKYGKGDWRNISRNFVITRTPTQVASHAQKYFIRQLSGGKDKRRASIHDITTMNLNDHQAPSPERKKQPSQEQPLILSPKSEKLSSYPWTQASNDAVIGFSSLCHGNMFASSPYSIGSFGHKMHGQHLQRGVVHDAFMGSQNALFQMQPELHYPNA comes from the exons ATGGAGATCTTATCACCAAGCTCCTATTTTTCGAATTCAAGCTGGCTTCTTGATGACAGCAGGTGGAGCGCCGCCGAGAACAAGCTCTTTGAGAATGCCCTCGCATTGTTCGACGAGAACACGCCTGACAGGTGGCAGAAGGTGGCGGCGATGGTGCCCGGAAAAACCGTCGGCGATGTTATCAGGCAGTATAAAGAATTGGAGGATGATGTCAGCAGTATTGAGGCAGGGCTCATCCCTGTTCCTGGCTACACCACTTCCTCCCCTTTTACCCTTGAATGGGGCCATGGATATGAGAATTCCTTCTCCGGTGGGAGGAAGGCTCCGCCGCCCGGGAGGCCGTCGGAGCACGAGAGGAAGAAGGGGGTGCCTTGGACAGAGGAGGAGCATAA ATTGTTCTTGATGGGGCTGAAGAAGTATGGAAAAGGAGACTGGAGAAACATATCTAGGAATTTTGTGATCACAAGAACTCCAACACAAGTAGCTAGCCACGCCCAAAAATACTTCATCCGGCAGCTCTCGGGCGGCAAGGACAAACGGCGAGCCAGCATTCACGACATCACGACAATGAACCTCAACGACCACCAGGCGCCTTCCCCGGAGAGGAAGAAGCAGCCGTCACAGGAGCAGCCCTTAATTCTTTCCCCCAAGTCGGAGAAGCTGTCGAGCTACCCATGGACTCAGGCTAGCAATGATGCTGTCATAGGGTTCAGCTCACTATGCCATGGGAATATGTTTGCCTCCTCACCTTACAGCATAGGCTCGTTCGGGCACAAGATGCACGGCCAGCACCTGCAACGGGGCGTGGTGCATGATGCGTTCATGGGATCCCAAAACGCGCTGTTTCAGATGCAGCCCGAGCTGCACTACCCCAATGCATGA